Below is a genomic region from Hemitrygon akajei unplaced genomic scaffold, sHemAka1.3 Scf000102, whole genome shotgun sequence.
GAACGCTATCGGTGTGTTAAACCCTGGCCGGGGTTGATAGCGTTACGGTGGAAATGGTCGCCTTTCTGTGGCCACAAGATGTTGACTTTAAATAAGTTTCGAAATAAAGGAGGACGGCGTGGAGAACTGGCATTGGCATTGAAGGACAAACCAACACTAATCCCAGAGACCTGTGCCAGTACCAAAATAATGCCACCATCTCGCTATCTCCCCAGCCTCGTGtcaccccaaactaaccccaatGCCCCGTTCAGTCCCAGCTTATTCTCCACAGTCCTGAGTCAGTCCTCAAACCAACCCGCTGCcctgctctctccccacacccgcgtgtcagtccccaatcgcATCCCCTTACCGCGATCTCTCCCCCGAACCTATGTCAGTCCCCGAATTAATCACACTGCCCAGCTCTGTCCCCGCACCcgcctgtcagtccccaaacaaatcccgtTACCACGATCTCTCCCTACGAACctatgtcagtccccgaactgaCGACACTGTCCTGCTATCTCTCCACAGGACCGAAATTTCCAAATTAATGAATTAGCTAAATGGAATTACGATGGTTTAGGCTGGAATCTCAGAGCTAAAACTGGGAATGGATGTACCCTggaaaatgcacaacagaaatgaggaggtacTTTAGGCAGCACATACATACGGTTCTGGGTAGGTGAATCCACTATGTTTGACAGAGATGTTCATCTAGTTAAGAGAAAGAATTAAACTAACCAGGTTTAGAAAGCTAGGATCGGACACGGCTGTAGAGTTGCAAGGCAGCCAGGGacgaactgaagaatggaatgaggaGAACTTGAAACCTCTACAGAAGGCCTACAGCGGGATTAATGAAAATCCCGCGACATTCTAGATGTGTGCGAAGAAGTGGATGAGTAGAGTGAGAGTAGGACCGGTCTGGGATAATGATGAAAGATACGACTGgagttggtggaggtgggacaggtcCTTAATGAGGACTTCACTTCAATTTTCACCAGTGAGAGATCCTGGCGTTTGTGAGGAACCGTCAAACGGGCTTACGTGCGACAACTGGACGAGGTTAGAAAAGAGGATGCACAGGAACGATTGAAAAACATTCGGATAGATAAGTCCTCTTGTGAAGTTGCGAgaaaccccaggttactgtgggaagcggaggaagagattgctgcgccCTTGGCGATTACCTTTGCGTTATCACTGCCGCACATGCACTATCAGGGGATTGGAGATGGAAATATTATCTCTTTGCTcgggaaagggagtaaagataccATTGTATATCATAGCCCAGTGCATCCtacttcagtgacgggcaaattattggagaacattccAAGAAACCTAATTTGCAAGGTTTGGGAGAACTTGATTTCGGAGAATCAGAATGGCTTTGGGAGAGGCAGGTCATAGCTCACTGCCTGGTTCAATTcggtgaggatgtaacaaaacacattggtaAAGGTAGAAAACTTTATCTGGTATAAATAGatcttaataaggcatttgaaacGGTTAAACATGGTAGGACCGTTCATAGCGTCAGAAGGCTTGTTATCCAGGGAGagttggctggtggattcaggactgacgcccacagaaggcagactgTAGTTGTAGATcaagcgttttctccctggatgtcggtaaccagtggtgtcCTGCACGGATCAGTTTCAGACCCCCGGCTTTTGGGTTTTTATGAATGATTTTAGAAGGTTGTCACCGATttcaacaggacagtgacaggacgcagagcagcccTGAGAAATTACAGATGGAGCTCAATCCGAATGTTACGAGGTGTTTCTCTTTGGGAGAATacatttgaaggcagaggtactACTTGCTCGAATCCACCGACGGCCGCACATTAgtgcgagttccacaatggaaacagagtggtgagactctctccaataagccgagggtgGCTCaccggtacgagaaccacaatcggcacggagcggtgcactgcaggagcagaaggaagtgtgattgacaggcgagcttgaacacatccgctgttctgtaCATACTCATAGTGACGATTGTTTTATGAAaacagttgagtgaactcggccttttatcctaggagcgacggaggatgagatgtgagctGATTCAGGTGTAtaaggtaatgagaggcattgatcgtgtggataaccatatataaccatataacaatcacagcacggaaacaggccattccggcgcTCCTAgcccgtgccgaactcttaatctcacctagtcccacctacccgcactcagcccataaccctccactcctttcctgtccatatacctatccaattttaccttaaatgacacaactgaactggcctctactacttctacaggaagctcattccacacagctatcactctctgagtaaagaaataccccctcgtgtttccctgaaacttttgccccctaactctcaaatcatgtcctctcgtttgaatctcccctactctcaatggaaacagcctattcacgtcaactctatctatccctctcaacattttaaatacctcgatcaaatcccccctcaaccttctacgctccaatgaatagagacctaacttgttcaacctttctctgtaacttaagtgctgaaacccaggtaacatcctagtaaatcgtctctgcactctctctaatttaatgatatttttcctataattcggtgaccagaactgtacacaatattccaaatttggccttaccaatgccttgtacaattttaacattacatcccaacttctgtactcaatgctctgatttataaaggccagcgttccaaaagccttcttcaccaccctatctacatgagactccaccttcagggaactatgcacagttattcctagatctctctgttccactgcattcctcaatgccctaccatttaccctgtatgttctatttggattattcctgccaaaatgtagaacctcacacttctcagcattaaactccatctgctaacgttcagcccattcttataaccggcataaatctccctgcaagctttgaaaacccacctcattatccacaacacctcctaccttagtatcatcaacatacttactaatccaatttaccaccccatcatccagatcatttatgtatattacaaacaacattgggtccaaaacagatccctgaggcaccccgctagtcaccggcctccatcccgataaacaattatccatcactactctctggcatctcccatctagccactgttgaatccattttattactccagcattaatacctaacgactgaaccttcttaactaaccttccatgtggaactttgtcaaaggccttgctgaagtccatatagactacatccactgccttaccctcgtcaacattcctcgtaactacttcaaaaaattcaataagttttgtcaaacatgaccttccacgcacaaatccatgctggctactcctaatcagatcctgtctatccagataattataaatactatctctaagaatactttccattaatttacccaccactgatgtcaaactgacaggtctataattgccaggcttacttctagaaccctttttaaacaatggaaccacatgagcaatacgccaatcctccggcacaatccccgtttctaatgacatctgaaagatctccgtcagagctcctgctatctctacacaaacttccctcaaggtcctggggaatatccggtcaggacctggagatttatccacttttaaatttcttaaaagcgccagtacttccacctctttaattgtcataggttccataacttccttacttgttacccacaccttacaccattcaatatccttctccttaatgaataccgaagagaagaaatcgttcaaaatctctcccatctccctcggctccacacatagctgaccaccctgattctctaagggaccaattttatccctcactatcctcttgcttttaatataactgtagaagcctttcggatttacttccaccttatttgccaaaccaaactcgtaacttcttttagcttttctaatctctttcttaagtttccttttacattctttatattcctcgagcaattcctttactccatgctgcctatatctattgtagacatccctcttttttcgaaccaagtttcaaggctttttcccagggctgaaatggctgacgcaagaggacacaggtttaaggtgcttgggtgtatgtacagagatgtcaggggtatgtgtttttacgcagagagtggcgagtgcgtggaatgggctgccaacaacggtggtggaggcggatacgatagggtcttttaagatacttttgCATAGGTACATCGAGCtttgaaaaatggagagctatgggtaaacctagtaatttctaaggtagggacatgttcggcacaacgttgtgggccgaagagcctatattgtgttgtaggttttctatgtttgtatgaaaGACAATATACCGGAAAGCAGATCAGGAGAAAAACAGACAACTTCGTGGCAATTAATATCCTGAAAACCTGCGGAATGTTCACAGATTTTACCTGTTACTTTTGTTCAAACATAGAATGGATGACAAAATACTGGTAGAATTGTAGCTGGTTTGAgcatatctttaaagttaaatagaatgcatcgcacgtcacgggtatgtggtggtcaggtcattcactggcagaggtcaggttcctgccaaaccgcccatgtgtgcgctggaaaacattgttcttcaaactgtcctcagccctcgctaatttcccaggacacgttccctttttgatcacaggcctctggaatatcgctgtcgATCTTTTGAATTATTTGGAGGAATAGAAGTGCAGTGTTATTGTAATACATGTCAGCTGGCATTGtcaattccatcactcacaccgcccggaatgacggaatgaacgaaagaaaagaatgaacggatgttcccctttaataaagaagtgttctccagttcacccgccagaacaaactccttccctcaatttcagaagcgaatgtgcacggtcaaatattacaaaataaatcgacttcaatatGCATGCCGACTTTAAAAGTAACACAGATACAAAAAACGtcctatttaaatagctgaagccatgtATCATggaaattaacatggaaaattcacatcatattttgttttaaagtaaatagattgcaatatcccttgaggagtaaAATTAATgacacagggacattgagtaaaaatagtttaacgttaTTATTTTTGCAGTTGGTTtacactaatgtccctgacgtgatcgccacgctaattgcctcagtggaattgctctctcctcaataaaagtctgctaaaccgatcaccagtccatctgagcagctgaaacgctccgtacaactgaacgctgcttctgacggaatatgggatatgcggcgatttactacatcgcggccattttctatcccacacttgtagcggttggtgtccccggtaagatgccggagctggttactttatgtatggtgccgtcgttactctgctgcggtatccgcactgttactgagcacagttTCTACCGTCgtctgaaacgtgtttccggaatggaggattcaggcatctaatggttttatttccattttccgtACTTCGATCGAAGTGTTTTCTTCTTCTGTCAATTATGTTGGTGCCGACATTGCCACAGTTTCATAATTTAACCATCCTAGGCTTTCttaagtgatgctggtctctgcttttctaggtccgagtctctatcagtgcagactctTCGACCATATAACAACGTGGGAGTTTATTTAAATGAAGGTCCAGTATATTTCCAACATGTAAGACTGTTCTTCCGTGAGTCAGTAAAGGAgcactcgtgctttatatctccatGATGCCACGTTGTCaccgctacaaacaatcccttcagctatttcgcctctaataatggaaatggtgttgtttacaggagcgatcgactgctcaccggtacgtgagtcgtggaactcggatgcctcgctcgaaactgtgggaatgtcgccaatccactgacactcacatccgtcactgtcctccagccggagtgcagcgaccgagaccgcacacactggattcccgctttccacttccaaacagaccataacctgcatagcatcggtagaatgggggcattcagggagctgatcaaatttctattttgtttccaaatttcttgcagttaatttaacggcgattgtgatcctttctcgaggaaaatgcggactctccaaatgcatcacccgttacctggttggaatggcagcagcggatctaatggtggttatcgttgttgctttagtggaacaaaccaacaatatccacatgtattccagaaccctgctcatcactcctgtatgcgcactgacacttgtatttcgggttgtaacgagggactgttctgtctggttcacggtcagttttaccttcgatcgcttcatcgcaatatgttgccgaaagctgcgggagagaTACTGCACGACAGAACAGCAACGCTGGTGATCGTGACCGttgttatagtgagctgcgggaaatgtgcccccttttactttgccattgaaccttacgtcatcattgataaCATGCCCTGGCGTTGCGCCCTTACATATAagtacgctacttcacccgtgtggagaggatacgcattACTGGACCGTATTTTAACGCCATTGATACCAAtaggcttaatcctggtgtttaacgggttaaccgtaaggcatatcgttgtggcaaatagagtccgcagaaggcttcggcacagcagcgacaatcagaaagatgccgaggtggaaaaacgcagaaaatcgatgattttgttgttttctatatcagttaatttcatattattttcgatgccctctgtagcctattctctgaaatggcaagcgcaaaactattattaccaggacagatatttgagttccccggtatacatcctacagcaatttgggttcatgtttcaaatgctcagcatgtgcaccaatacttgtatctatacactaacacagaggaaattcagagaggagctgaggaatggaatgaagtatgtgtttactttaaatggccatctgtgtagataatgcCCGTGTCTACTGacgattcagcggagttttcaaataaagccgttttataGTGAACAggcttggcaaatatgtcattaattcaaacaatcttATGCCTGGGGTTCCGGAAAATGCAGAATTGGCGGAgtattgctgacttcatacagttcaggtaggtagcaatacaaacgttcaATGCTACTGGCGTGATTGTTATACTTGTTGAAGTattttccaaactatcacagacactcgactgtcacaagggcagggatggcttcaggaatttccggggtttagatgtttcaaaatgggcaGGTTCGGGTAACAAAGTGGAAAGtgagtgcgatgggaaaccagggatagtatcgcagctgcagatacggacggcagcagtgagacaaACAGAGGTATGTGATCAGCTCACTTGGACTATTCTATACAGCAGCCCCtctaacaaaagaaaaaaaactgcaacgggaacagtgaggaaccgatcaggaagcgggacatggacatttgtcATGTTATTGGCACGGGTAACTTAAACTTCCATAATATTCTTTGGAAACTCCCTAAGGAAAAATGTTTCGTTatagcataatttctcagttgtgacCAGGAAGGATTAATGTCACTATAAGAAGACAGGTGGTCTAGCGAACAATtcgtaccggatctaatattagaaaaggaaacggatcaggtgacagatctttccGCGGCTCAGCACTACAGAACAACAGGGCACAACTCCCCTCCATTTACCTTGATCAGGGAGCATGGGATCTATTTAATTGGGGATCAGCGAATTATGGTGCGACCTGACAGCAACTTGGgaaggtaaattgggaaatgatgcactcaGGGAAATGCGCAACAAATATGAGGGGATTTTATTGGGAGTACTGACAtagggttcagtataggcttgtctccctgaagcagggaaaggatgatagcgtaaagtaactctgggtgacaagaaagttggaacaactcttcaagaggaagaaagaacgatagTAAAAAATTAGGAAGAAAGAATCAGGTAAGGCTATAACGGGTCAAAATgtagaaaggaaaaaataaacaatcgagttagaagaggtagaaggggacttgagaagtTTTTTGCgaattgcactgtgaagaacaggcggagactggagagagtctgggcagatcagaggacaacttgtgtctggagtcccaAAAGGCAGtgcagctcctcactgaatacattgatgaatgtgaacacagcgtaaaaCGGCAGACGCTCAGAAAGAGGATTCGGGGGAAACTtcgaaaacattatgatagatgattccccggtgccagaagggatatagtccaggtaatttggGAAAGCGAGAGAAGATATTAGTGAGCTTTTGGACAGAATctttgtgtcttcgctggccacgaAAGTAGAACTGGATGACTTGGGGAGGGGGAATATTATTCATTTGTTaacgaaagataatagggatacttcttggaattacagaccagggagccttacatcagtagtgggtaaactactggagaggattattgaagaaggaaatTATGAATATTTAGAGAAATGTTGTCTGGCTACGGAGAGAcaacatggcatgttgtcctctatgagccagattgaattatttggaaaaaaaatgaaaataataccAACAGATGACGCAGGACAGTCGATGTGGGGGCATTAATTCTGGTCAGATGTTGGATCAGTTCCCCAtagtggactcattcagaaagtcagaggcATGGGATCGAAGGAAACCTGGTTGCGTTGCTTCAGatttggcttcctaacagaatGTAGATCATGTAGTAGATAGGGTGACTTCCTGCTGGAAGACAGCGGACAACCGTGTTCCGCACGGAGGGTCGAAATTGTGGTACAAGTTACAACTCTAttttggactctgcagttacagTGTTCCGCGAAACAGGGCTGAGTGAAATAACCGATTTAACTTGACCACCCAGCAACAGCTGGAAAGTTAATGGAATTAGGGGTGACgatgtaagcaaatcgctgaactATTGACGGCACCGGCACGTTATCTTAACTATCccgtcatttacatattacagtaaCGATGCTAATTTATGGAAATAAGGCCGAAGACGTAAACAGATCGCTCAGCTATTGACTGAACCGCCACGTTATCTAATCTGACccgtcatttacatattacagggcagatgctacaatgacttcaaagcaATCATTTACAGTGGAGCCCTACAACttaaaaacagcatttcaaagtgttcagcaggtTTTAATAACTAGCCTTCCAAaattccaattccaaattcccagttcAAGTACGCATCAATTTATCCTAATGcaaatttacctctgaatcgtggttttatcatatcgagtgtagatacgctcatatttcgatctatttaaccctgaatccacatggccggtgtggaatccgtgtctccctctgaaatcaataataaatgaaacacacaaaactacacaaactaaaaacgcagcgaaggcaaagcaaatattCGGGCTGACACTTGccttccttcaaaaccatcgcaggctattggagaatacagaataagcaacttccaaagcttccatccatcatcatctcacatctgcgcttccatcttctcatgctgtaaccatccattaactcagtctccatgcttcagtgtgtgcaaggacagaggaatcgaacagtatcaacgactttctagattggtcggtgctgtgagacactgaagcTCTAACCCAGATATCCAGTGagatacccagaggaaaccactgcacagaaacagggtcttcagcccgtccggtcagtgaggaattatttaaactgcctactgccatcgacctcacccggaccgtggccattcATATACCAGTACCTATCcagtcatctcttaaacgttcacATCGGAATCTCAATAACCATTTACGtaggcagcactgtctacactttGGAGTCCATCtgggtgaagaagcttcccctcctattttccttaaacatttcacatttcacccttcacccatgatctctagttgtattctcgcccaacatcagtggagaaagcccgcttgcatttatactctctatacgcgtcttaatgttgtatacctctatcttaatctcccctcagtcttccacccgctcgggaataaagtgctaacatacCTAATCgttccttttaattcaaaacatccTGTCCCGGCAATAGCCTTGTAACTTTGTTCTGTATTCGTTCAAACGTATTTATTTCTGCCCTGTTGGTAGTTGAGCAAAAACACAAcattattccaaattaggcctcaataaTTTTTTAAGCAGCATCGACATAACAGcccaaatcctgtactcagtactttcgtCTATGAGGGCCAATGTACGAAAAGCTTTCTAACTGCGCCACAACTTCCATTgaatatggacctgcattcccagattcattTGTTctgtcgtactcctcagtgccctgtttctcagtgtgtcagatcaaccctggctggtcttcccaaagtgcaacatctgacACTTGTGTATGTGTTACATGCGTCccgccatttttcagcccgttgTTCAaattggtccagatcccgcttaaTGCTCCGTTAGTCTTCCTCACTGAGGAGAAAGAGACTGGGGAATGTAAAGAGACGGTGGCGAGAATCTGAGAAGGACGGGAGGGAGAGAGACGCAGCCGAGATTTTAGGAGAGGAGAAACGGCAGTGGGGGAGAGAAACTGAGCGAGACCGGGTGGGGCGGGGTAGAGGGAGAGACCGAGGGCTTAGAGAAAGACCAGGGGGAGGGAGACCGGGGAACTCGAGAGATCTGGAGTGAGAACAGAAATTTGTGATGTGGAAAAATCAATGTGAGGAGGAAGATTGGAAGAGAACTCGGAAAGGGAGAGCCCAAGACAGCGGTGGGGGGGTGTAAGATATGAGTGAAAGCGGGTAGGGAGAGAAATTGGCCGGGGGGAAGGTGGGTTGGGGAGACTGCTGGATACAGAGAGACGCGAAATTAAAATACTTGGGAGGGAAATAGACACTATGGGttgagagagagactgggattAGGTCGGAAAGTGTGAGTCAGAGAATACTGTCCATAAATGCACTGAGCGATTAGAGGACTTTTCGTCCTGCAGGGAATTCTGGGATTACAGCGCTTCCATTCTAAAGTCCTTCAGAAACAAGCAACTCGTGTAATCTCGCTGACCTCTCTCACCCCGCCTGCTTAACCACTCTCCTTCCCACACCATATCCTCGATCTCGCTTTCCTAAACTGGTCTTCGCGGTCTTCACCCTTTCTCTCCGTTTCTGTGATCACATCCGGTGGCTCCTGTTACGAACGCCGCAAAGTAATATGATGAAACACACTGAGTCATGTTAGTAACGGGACATTCTGGACAATTTACAAGTGGGTCCTTCTCCCCGGCGCCCCTCTACCCATCTGTCGGCTGTATAACCTGCCCGAccagaaagggaagcaatggaggcttacctaaatgactctttcgcggcgggcattatccgaccctcatcttcccctgtagAGGCAGGATTCTTCTTCGTGCGGAAGAAGGACAGCTCCCTGAGCCCCTGCATTGTCTACCGTGGCCTGAACAACATCACCATAAAGAATAAGTCTCCACTGCCCCTTATCACCTCTGCCTTCGAGCCCCTTCACGGAGCCACAATTTTCTCTAAGTTGGACCTGCGGAGTGCCTAtcacctggtcaggataagggagggagatgagtgggaaaACAGCTTGTAACACCCCTCTTGGTCATTTCGAatacctgatcatgccattcggcctcatcaatgcccccgctgtcttccaagccctgataaaCTATGTCCTTACGAAATTTATTAACCGTTTCGTTTTCTTTTATTTGGACGACATCTCAATCTTCTCCCGCAGTCTTCAGGAACACACGCACCATGTCCGTCAGGTTCttcagaggcttttggagaaCAAGCTATTCGTTAAGGCAGAGAAGTGCGAGTTTCATGCCCGTTCCGTCAGTTTGCTGGAGTACATCATTGAGGGCGGCCAAGTGAGGGCGGATCCCGAAAAGACCCGGGCGGTGGCCGAGTGGCCAAACCCCACGACGCTTaagcaactccagcgatttctggggttcGCAAACTTCTACCGTCgcttcatcagggattacagccgggTGGCAGCGCTCCTTACTCGATTCACCTCTCCTGCGACACCTTTAAACTGGACCCCCGAAGCCGTCTCGGCCTTCTCGGAGCTAAAGATGCTTTCacctccgctcccatcctggtccaacctgaCCCGTCTGGTCAATTCATTGTGGAAGTCGacgcctccgactctggggtgggagtGGTCCTCTTTCATCGCTCCAGCCCAGACCAAGAGCTCCATCCCTGCGCCTCCTTCTCTCGCCGCCTAAACCCCGCAGAACGGAACTACGACGTAGGGAACCGGGAGTCACTGGCCGTCAAActcgctttggaggagtggagacGCTGACTGGAGGGAACGGAACATCCATTCATCGTCTGGACGGAACACCGGAACCTCGCATACATCCAAACCGCTAAACGCCTGACCTCCCGCCAAGCCATTTGAGCATTACTTTTTGGCCGTTTCAGATTCACACTCGCCTATCGTCcaggtccaagaacgggaagcccgaaGCTCTCTCTCGTCAATCTTCTCCGAGTAGGGCCTTCCGaaccccgagaccatccttccaccatccggtgtggtggctgccctcacctgggagatggaATCCATAGTCAGCGAGTCGCAACGGACtcatcctgacccagggaatggACCCGCCGGTCGTCTCTTCCTGCCCGACGCTGttcggtctcaggttctccagtgggggcacttctcgtttcgcctgccatcccgggatcgaTCGAACTCTATCccttctgaagagacatttctggtggcccttcacgatagatagatagatagatagatagaaagatagatagatagatagatagatagatagatagatagatagatagatagatagatagatagatagatagatagatagatagatagatagatagatagatagatagatagatagatagatactttattcatccccatggggaaattcaaccttttttccaatgtcccatacacttggtgtagcaaaaactaattacatacaatacttaactcagtaagaactaactcgaaaagcattaataatagctttaaaaagttcttaagtcctggcagttgaattgtaaagcctaatggcattggggagtattgacctcttcatcctgtctgagaagcattgcatcgatagtaacctgtcgctgaaactgcttctctgtctctggatggtgctatgtagaggatgttcagggatttccataattgaccgtagcctactcagcgcccttcgctcagccaccgatgttaaactctccagtacttttcccacgacagagcccgccttccttaccagcttattaagacgtgaggcgtccctcttcttaatgcttcctccccaacacgccaccacaaagaagagggcgctctccacaactgacctatagaacatcttcagcatctcactgcagacattgaat
It encodes:
- the LOC140723158 gene encoding uncharacterized protein, with the translated sequence MVRPDSNLGSLQEHTHHVRQVLQRLLENKLFVKAEKCEFHARSVSLLEYIIEGGQVRADPEKTRAVAEWPNPTTLKQLQRFLGFANFYRRFIRDYSRVAALLTRFTSPATPLNWTPEAVSAFSELKMLSPPLPSWSNLTRLVNSLWKSTPPTLGWEWSSFIAPAQTKSSIPAPPSLAA